In one Colletotrichum destructivum chromosome 2, complete sequence genomic region, the following are encoded:
- a CDS encoding Putative AAA+ ATPase domain, ATPase, AAA-type, core, aspartate decarboxylase-like domain superfamily produces MASRRNAQSTPAEISLAHLKNCFVNLPASLVSLLVNVNTPIQNVVVELSYRPSASGSGASQQRSIFVGWTGMPSKRKAAPIVGRDGINGGRGGTSSRDQEVAQVEIDATLASTLGLTDGQRVTASIHVDPPVAHTINIEPLTPEDWEMIELHANFLEINLLNQVRALPNPAFTSGSGSLVPPHALTLHLSPTSTANVNVISLGPTPAADVAFVKISPDAEVIVAPKVRAKTSHSLGENRSVASTSKSKRSGASTVRRRSAREERKPALCLRGVARSACADWFDEDLTTQDFSVWVDRDILYTKDFRGVNYVSVNILRPTRQAISTQKPQQDAEQSASTSKVTTKVVANLRAWDDPPDGNTIALSPALSSTLGFAGSVGGIVKIEPAPQQWPLDAVQKLIIQPFAASKKSSEGLKFGGESKAGKEEASKQFKHLYGDRKGSSSLLSGPLTDGSVIGLFEGLEAPQGWEGGIIKFEPPAINSDPLRSSTRWVLGLSEKIPIDIRDPVPRPSWMNDDGIAELQPSYEGQLVGIDKLLQDLRSHLSHLSSTLLTGALGSGKTAVARSLAHELGKDLLFHTTYFSCRKLVNDETRIATIKDTLNQVFMSASWGARLGGKALVVLDDLDKLCPVETELQVGNDNGRSRQISEIVGSTIRQYCSVETGVVVLATAEGKDSLNNVIIGGHVVREIVDLKAPNKDTRRKVMESIVRQDSITAEDLPCAPQNGSRPTTADGSTAGEDSAWMDAGSQGSRENRNGAIGGFMLDADLDFLDIAGLTDGYMPGDISLLVARARNEAIIRSVNDSPSESEGGAVHLSRVDFDNALKGFTPASLRNVSLQHSTTTFSSIGGLQETRKVLLETLQYPTKYAPIFEQCPLRLRSGLLLYGYPGCGKTLLASAVAGECGLNFISVKGPEILNKYIGASEKSVRDLFERASAAKPCVLFFDEFDSIAPKRGHDSTGVTDRVVNQLLTQMDGAEGLSGVYVLAATSRPDLIDPALLRPGRLDKSLLCDMPMLEDRVDILKSLSSKVKLSEELTESDGAWADIARKTEGFSGADLQALVSNSQLEAIHDVLGDADPAPTTNGKVNGKSSPSQGSVPSFVQFRYGQDTAPSTKPLSRQAELAENAAILAKLESIRLARKRVKHSQRTEGDARLANDKEVVVKLEHLMKALESTRSSISTQERARLQRIYREFVVGRSGEMKDGQGSMEIGGRSSLM; encoded by the exons ATGGCTTCCAGGCGCAATGCGCAGTCGACTCCGGCCGAAATCTCCCTGGCTCATCTCAAGAACTGCTTTGTCAACCTCCCCGCATCCTTGGTGTCACTGCTTGTCAACGTCAACACC CCTATCCAAAATGTGGTCGTCGAACTAAGCTACCGCCCATCCGCGAGCGGCTCCGGCGCATCCCAACAACGGTCTATTTTCGTCGGATGGACAGGCATGCCGAGCAAGCGCAAGGCTGCACCAATAGTCGGACGCGATGGTATCAAtggcgggaggggaggcaCTTCCTCGCGTGATCAAGAAGTCGCCCAAGTCGAGATTGATGCGACGCTAGCCAGCACGTTGGGTCTCACAGACGGACAGAGAGTTACAGCCTCAATACATGTCGACCCACCCGTCGCGCATACTATCAACATCGAGCCTCTTACGCCAGAAGACTGGGAAATGATCGAACTGCACGCGAACTTTCTTGAGATCAATCTCTTGAATCAAGTACGAGCGTTGCCGAATCCCGCCTTCACCTCGGGCTCCGGCTCGCTGGTCCCTCCTCACGCCTTGACCTTGCACCTttcgccgacatcgacaGCAAACGTCAATGTCATTTCCCTCGGCCCTACACCGGCCGCCGATGTTGCTTTTGTCAAGATTTcccccgacgccgaggtcatTGTTGCCCCGAAGGTCCGGGCCAAGACGTCGCATTCCTTAGGGGAAAATCGTAGTGTGGCAAGCACGTCCAAGTCCAAACGCAGCGGTGCTAGTACAGTGCGGCGGCGAAGTGCGCGGGAAGAGCGCAAGCCTGCTTTGTGCCTGCGTGGAGTCGCCCGCTCAGCTTGCGCAGATTGGTTTGACGAGGACCTGACGACCCAGGATTTTAGTGTTTGGGTGGACCGCGATATACTGTACACCAAGGATTTCAGGGGCGTCAACTATGTGTCAGTCAATATTTTGCGACCTACACGACAAGCGATCTCTACGCAGAAACCCCAGCAAGACGCCGAACAGTCTGCGAGCACGTCCAAGGTAACAACAAAGGTCGTGGCGAACCTACGCGCTTGGGACGATCCTCCTGATGGCAATACGATCGCCCTCTCACCAGCACTGTCTTCGACACTAGGATTCGCGGGATCTGTGGGTGGGATTGTAAAGATCGAACCAGCGCCCCAGCAATGGCCGTTAGATGCGGTGCAAAAGTTGATCATCCAGCCATTTGCCGCCTCGAAAAAGTCCTCAGAGGGTTTGAAGTTTGGCGGCGAATCCAAGGctgggaaggaggaggcATCCAAGCAATTCAAGCACCTGTACGGCGACCGTAAAggctcttcctctctcctcaGCGGGCCTCTGACAGATGGCTCTGTAATCGGACTTTTCGAAGGCTTGGAGGCTCCTCAGGGCTGGGAGGGAGGCATCATCAAATTCGAACCGCCAGCCATCAACAGCGACCCATTGAGGTCGTCAACCCGATGGGTACTGGGGCTGAGTGAAAAGATCCCCATCGACATCCGAGACCCGGTTCCGCGGCCATCGTGGatgaacgacgacggcatcgccgaACTTCAGCCATCCTACGAGGGTCAGCTTGTCGGCATTGACAAGCTGTTGCAGGACCTTCGAAGTCATCTTTCGCACCTTTCCTCTACTCTCCTCACCGGTGCTCTGGGGTCCGGTAAAACTGCTGTTGCACGGTCCTTAGCTCATGAGCTTGGCAAAGACCTTCTCTTCCACACTACTTACTTCTCATGCCGAAAACTTGTAAACGACGAGACAAGAATCGCAACTATAAAGGATACCCTGAATCAAGTATTCATGTCAGCAAGTTGGGGTGCCAGATTGGGGGGCAAGGCACTTGTGGTCTTGGACGATTTGGACAAGCTGTGCCCTGTAGAAACGGAACTGCAAGTTGGCAATGATAACGGAAGAAGTCGCCAAATCAGTGAAATTGTCGGGTCAACCATCCGCCAATATTGCAGCGTAGAGACAGGCGTTGTTGTGTTGGCAACTGCAGAAGGCAAAGATTCTCTAAACAATGTCATCATTGGCGGGCATGTAGTCCGCGAGATCGTGGACTTGAAGGCGCCAAACAAGGACACGAGACGCAAGGTTATGGAGAGCATTGTCAGGCAAGATTCCATCACCGCTGAAGACTTGCCGTGCGCACCTCAGAATGGCAGTCGTCCCACCACAGCCGACGGAAGCACTGCAGGCGAAGACAGCGCCTGGATGGACGCCGGAAGTCAAGGCAGCCGAGAGAACCGGAATGGTGCCATTGGTGGATTCATGCTGGACGCCGACTTGGACTTCCTAGATATTGCTGGTCTCACGGATGGCTACATGCCAGGCGATATCAGCCTTCTGGTCGCAAGGGCGAGAAATGAGGCCATCATCAGGTCAGTGAATGATTCTCCATCCGAAAGCGAAGGAGGCGCGGTGCATTTGAGTCGCGTAGACTTCGACAACGCCCTCAAAGGCTTCACGCCAGCTTCTCTGAGGAACGTTTCCCTGCAACACTCGACCACCACCTTTAGCTCCATCGGTGGCTTGCAAGAAACTCGCAAGGTTCTCTTGGAGACTCTGCAGTACCCAACCAAGTATGCACCTATTTTCGAGCAATGTCCGCTTCGACTGCGTTCCGGCTTGCTGTTATACGGCTACCCTGGTTGTGGCAAGACGTTGCTGGCAAGTGCTGTTGCTGGAGAATGCGGACTCAACTTCATCAGTGTCAAGGGACCTGAAATCCTCAATAAGTACATTGGCGCGTCGGAAAAGAGCGTCCGTGATCTCTTTGAGCGTGCGTCGGCTGCAAAGCCCTGCGTTCTATTCTTCGACGAGTTTGACTCAATCGCTCCCAAGCGTGGACACGACTCTACGGGCGTTACGGACAGAGTCGTGAATCAGCTTCTCACGCAAATGGACGGTGCCGAAGGCCTTTCGGGAGTATACGTGCTCGCGGCGACGTCCCGCCCAGACTTAATCGACCCTGCTCTGCTTCGTCCTGGACGCTTGGACAAGTCTCTGCTCTGCGACATGCCTATGCTGGAGGATCGCGTTGACATTCTGAAATCACTCTCTAGCAAGGTCAAGCTTAGCGAAGAGCTGACCGAGTCGGACGGCGCGTGGGCCGACATTGCTCGCAAGACAGAGGGATTTTCCGGCGCGGATCTCCAAGCTCTCGTGTCCAATTCACAGCTGGAGGCGATCCACGATGTCCTGGGCGATGCTGACCCCGCCCCGACGACGAACGGCAAGGTCAACGGGAAATCTTCCCCGTCGCAAGGCTCCGTTCCCAGCTTTGTGCAATTCCGTTATGGCCAAGACACCGCGCCATCCACCAAACCCCTCAGCCGACAAGCagagctggccgagaacgCAGCCATCCTCGCTAAACTGGAGAGCATTCGGCTTGCTCGAAAGAGGGTGAAGCATTCTCAGCGTACAGAAGGGGACGCCAGGCTGGCCAACGATaaggaggtcgtcgtcaagcTAGAGCACTTGATGAAGGCCCTCGAAAGCACCAGGTCCAGTATTAGCACCCAGGAACGGGCGAGACTGCAGAGGATCTACCGCGAGTTTGTCGTGGGTCGAAGTGGTGAGATGAAGGATGGCCAAGGGAGCATGGAAATCGGCGGGCGAAGCAGCCTCATGTGA
- a CDS encoding Putative SKP1/BTB/POZ domain superfamily protein, which yields MALELNAATAASTTASTFKTTEAVEFAESSQYLIASEGTDNRLTVGQTSDNDYSAIDASHGTVPSLMAPRRDMKPPIHRHKRASSSFKIVDKTTADAVVPPSSSCAPPPNDDPNSRFGKKYVGANGETQAVIFDQPSKPDEKQCEEFQILPSTSYNSSSFPRNPAKASQSVKATADDTHILSSTTFKSSEALFKVPKTQCSDSRVTEKGPILSSTSYTEPGSVLEMPCGDEASSEGKQPLNSTSNPTSTLLHEVLRTPASEKTLAEKKVRFAIASSSKYENDGSENADSDGSDRTIKPNVAGMTGAHESFLSPVIWNKGSEPKIWIKDGKPTLFQPEKEPGYYTNPLWSRQYPEVLSNDQGVHPHVFNYAESTTSTDGSQYSETPATNSNAKFDRNANPHMNDDTTASMSFGASTPNTGAAFTGTPGDQNASPVPPSQTFFGRNVPERSNLPTGFALTPRYRSQVKLEVGGRRFVTSFEILEKSPWFRQLFSIDFRNWYCDGVFHIENDGDLFAHILRYLRTDLYPLFWDARNGFDYAMYSMIMQQAHHYMLYDLEAWIAAREFHEVVETQVIHQKLMIPHDQAWIHDQRLMGNHSYMISGVVDENSGHKGREDNFEGFKIDMGGAAALFTTEKMINVNMDKLRRV from the coding sequence ATGGCACTGGAACTCAACGCCGCTACTGCTGCCAGCACGACTGCTTCTACTTTTAAGACTACTGAAGCCGTCGAATTTGCCGAATCTAGCCAGTACTTAATTGCCTCCGAAGGCACAGATAATCGATTGACCGTTGGCCAAACTTCCGACAACGATTATTCTGCCATTGACGCCTCACACGGGACCGTTCCGAGCCTCATGGCCCCAAGGCGTGACATGAAGCCACCGATTCATCGCCACAAGAgagcctcgagctccttcaAGATCGTGGACAAAACCACTGCAGACGCCGTTGTTCCCCCGAGTTCGTCTTGTGCCCCCCCACCCAATGACGATCCCAACAGCCGCTTCGGCAAGAAGTATGTTGGCGCAAACGGCGAGACGCAGGCGGTTATCTTTGACCAGCCGTCAAAACCCGATGAAAAGCAATGCGAAGAATTTCAGATACTCCCATCGACCTCTTACAACTCAAGTAGTTTTCCTAGAAACCCTGCTAAAGCCTCCCAGTCAGTCAAGGCTACAGCTGATGACACTCATATTCTGTCATCGACCACCTTCAAGTCATCGGAGGCCTTATTCAAAGTTCCCAAGACTCAGTGCAGCGATTCGAGAGTAACTGAGAAAGGCCCTATTCTTTCTTCGACCTCATACACTGAGCCTGGTTCCGTCCTTGAGATGCCCTGTGGTGATGAAGCGTCTTCTGAGGGGAAACAACCCCTGAATTCGACGTCTAACCCCACTTCTACCCTCTTGCATGAAGTGCTCAGAACTCCGGCCTCAGAAAAGACGTTGGCTGAAAAGAAGGTTCGCTTCGCTATTGCGTCTTCCAGCAAGTACGAAAACGACGGTTCCGAGAATGCAGACTCGGATGGTTCTGACAGGACTATCAAGCCAAATGTTGCCGGTATGACGGGAGCGCACGAATCCTTCCTGTCGCCTGTCATCTGGAACAAGGGATCTGAACCTAAGATCTGGATCAAAGACGGAAAGCCAACGCTCTTTCAGCCGGAAAAGGAGCCAGGTTATTACACCAACCCTCTTTGGTCTCGTCAATACCCCGAGGTGCTCTCGAACGATCAGGGCGTACATCCCCATGTCTTCAACTACGCCGAGAGTACCACATCCACTGATGGCAGTCAATACTCCGAAACTCCCGCCACTAACTCGAACGCCAAGTTCGACAGGAATGCCAACCCCCACATGAACGACGACACCACCGCAAGTATGAGCTTCGGCGCGAGCACTCCGAACACCGGCGCTGCGTTCACGGGGACCCCCGGAGACCAGAATGCTTCGCCGGTTCCTCCAAGCCAGACCTTCTTTGGTCGAAATGTTCCGGAGCGGTCCAACTTGCCGACTGGGTTTGCCCTGACTCCCCGATACAGATCCCAGGTTAAGCTTGAAGTTGGCGGTCGTCGCTTCGTTACCAGCTTCGAGATTCTCGAGAAGAGCCCCTGGTTCAGACAGCTGTTTTCCATTGACTTTCGCAACTGGTATTGCGATGGCGTCTTTCACATTGAAAACGATGGCGATCTGTTCGCCCACATTCTTCGGTACTTGCGAACTGATCTCTACCCGCTTTTCTGGGACGCCCGCAATGGCTTCGACTATGCTATGTACTCTATGATCATGCAACAGGCTCACCATTACATGCTCTACGACCTCGAGGCCTGGATTGCGGCTCGGGAGTTCCATGAAGTTGTGGAGACCCAGGTTATACATCAGAAGCTGATGATCCCTCACGATCAAGCGTGGATACACGACCAGCGCCTGATGGGCAATCACTCTTACATGATCTCTGGCGTTGTCGACGAGAACTCTGGCCACAAGGGCAGGGAAGATAACTTTGAGGGCTTCAAGATTGACATGGGCGGCGCGGCTGCTCTTTTTACCACCGAAAAGATGATTAATGTAAACATGGACAAGCTGCGTCGTGTCTAG
- a CDS encoding Putative NAD(P)-binding domain, NAD(P)-binding domain superfamily, whose translation MVHVFFVGGTGHIGGAVLDQFLRKYAHTNVKVLVRDEAKAARLGTVYPQVECVVGDAGDLEVLEKCSQAADIVINTAPDITHDEGIRAILSGLKARGETIKNDTPCYIHTSGASLIWDEPTGSKDARWWDDIVDIQDICAFKGAAQTHAVTDKIVRDAAPYVNVAIISPGFVGGMSPSIEHPTPITMPAILLTARAFKSGWQIAGGQDVHAWIHVLDLARMYMILVGKAIDGVCESEPFPIWGPDAYYFGTSEDISFGTFMKHLVHVLKKQRVIESTEIKSVNVAEAARASIAGSDYDPNTPPPPLDTWALHIAIMYGINMRIGASRMKRLGWNAEMGTLVDSFPQVVAEHLKREKLSYRN comes from the exons ATGGTCCATGTCTTTTT TGTCGGCGGCACAGGCCACATCGGCGGTGCTGTGCTTGACCAGTTTCTCCGGAAGTATGCGCACACGAATGTAAAAGTCTTGGTGCGAGatgaggccaaggccgcgcGTCTGGGCACAGTCTACCCACAAGTTGAAtgcgtcgttggcgacgcGGGAgacctcgaggttctcgaaAAGTGTAGCCAGGCAGCCGATATCGTCATCAACACGGCTCCGGATATCACGCACGACGAGGGAATCAGGGCGATCCTCTCTGGGTTGAAAGCGCGAGGCGAGACTATCAAAAATGATACGCCATGCTATATCCATACGTCGGGCGCATCTCTTATCTGGGACGAGCCCACAGGCTCCAAGGACGCCCGCTGGTGGGACGATATCGTCGACATACAAGACATTTGTGCGTTCAAGGGGGCCGCCCAAACGCACGCTGTGACTGACAAGATCGTGCGAGACGCCGCCCCATATGTCAACGTGGCCATCATATCGCCGGGGTTCGTTGGCGGCATGAGTCCCTCCATTGAGCACCCGACACCGATCACGATGCCCGCCATCCTGCTCACCGCCCGTGCTTTCAAGTCGGGCTGGCAAATCGCCGGGGGACAAGACGTCCACGCCTGGATCCACGTCTTGGACCTCGCAAGGATGTATATGATCCTCGTTGGAAAGGCCATTGACGGTGTGTGCGAGTCTGAACCATTTCCCATCTGGGGTCCAGATGCCTACTATTTTGGCACCAGCGAGGACATCTCGTTCGGAACGTTTATGAAACATCTTGTGCATGTTCTCAAGAAGCAAAGGGTCATTGAGAGCACCGAGATAAAGTCAGTCAACGTGGCCGaagcggcgagggccagcATCGCTGGGAGCGACTACGACCCCAAcaccccgccgcccccgctgGACACCTGGGCCCTGCACATTGCCATTATGTATGGAATCAACATGCGTATCGGCGCGTCGAGAATGAAGAGGCTAGGCTGGAATGCAGAGATGGGCACCCTCGTCGATAGTTTTCCGCAAGTAGTTGCCGAGCACTTGAAGCGGGA